One region of Eupeodes corollae chromosome 1, idEupCoro1.1, whole genome shotgun sequence genomic DNA includes:
- the LOC129939471 gene encoding sialic acid synthase isoform X3, which yields MDEVSLEEIVSLKLPFIKIGSGDANNFKLLEKAAQLRTPVIISTGMQTMATIKTIIQIMEKSNKTNFALMHCISSYPTKPEDCKLLTIQLLQNKFPNVLIGYSGHEVSPYISESAILLGAKIIERHLTLDKMQKGSDHSCSLTPMEFESLVKTIRSYEHAKMLQIPKSTRFIINHFNDDENVRKSLEKICGRKILNCEQACRKKLGKSLVTAKVIFKGEMLTQDKLNVKVSQPLGVVAERLWDCVGQFVNKDLSKDTPLQCNDIIGFV from the coding sequence GTATCCTTGGAAGAAATAGTATCACTTAAATTGCCATTCATTAAAATTGGTTCCGGTGATGCTAACAACTTTAAATTATTGGAAAAAGCTGCACAATTACGAACCCCAGTTATTATATCAACAGGAATGCAGACTATGGCaacaataaaaactattattcAAATTATGGAAAAATCAAACAAGACTAATTTTGCATTAATGCACTGTATATCTTCTTATCCAACAAAACCTGAAGATTGCAAGTTGCTGACCATTCAGTTGcttcaaaacaaatttcctaATGTTTTGATTGGCTATTCTGGTCACGAAGTTTCTCCATATATATCTGAATCTGCTATTCTACTAGGTGCGAAGATAATTGAAAGACATTTAACTCTGGATAAAATGCAGAAAGGTTCAGATCATTCATGTTCTTTGACACCCATGGAATTTGAATCTTTAGTCAAAACTATTAGATCATATGAACATGCTAAGATGTTGCAGATACCTAAGTCTACACGATTTATAATTAATCATTTCAATGATGACGAAAATGTAAGAAAATCTTTAGAAAAGATATGTGGacgaaaaattttgaattgtgaACAAGCTTGTCGGAAAAAACTGGGAAAATCATTAGTTACTGCAAAAGTTATCTTTAAGGGAGAAATGCTGACACAAGATAAACTAAATGTTAAAGTAAGTCAACCACTTGGAGTAGTAGCAGAAAGATTGTGGGATTGTGTGGGACAATTTGTGAACAAAGATTTAAGCAAGGATACACCTCTCCAGTGCAATGATATTATCGGATTTGTATAA